The Orrella daihaiensis genome contains the following window.
CGGAAGCCCAAGAGCTTCCTGAAGATGTCATGCTCGGCGCTGTTGTGTTCGGTCACGAGCAGATGCAGGCGGCGATCAACGCAATCAACGAGTTGGTTCGTCAAGGCGGTAAACCAGAGTGGGATTGGCAGCCAGCCGCGAAAGACGAGGCGCTGATCGGCGCCGTGACTGCGTTGGCCAAAGAGCCGCTAAGCGCTGCCTATCAGGTTCGTCAAAAGCAGCAACGTACTACTCAGGTTCGCGAAGTGTACGCTGATGTAAAAGCAAAGCTGGCCGAACAGGCGCAAGCCAGTGGTCAAGCTGAGCCAGATAGCGTTGCGGTCGAGAACATTTTGCACGACCTTGAGTCGTCGATCGTGCGTCAACAGATTTTGAACGGTGAGCCGCGAATCGATGGTCGCGACACCCGTACGGTGCGCCCTATCGAAATCCGTTTGGGTGTATTGCCGCGAGCCCACGGCAGCGCTTTGTTCACCCGCGGTGAGACACAGGCTCTCGTTGTTGCGACCTTGGGCACCAAGCAAGATGAGCAGGTCATTGATGCCATCACAGGCGAGTACCGCGATAGATTTCTGATGCACTACAACATGCCGCCATTTGCTACGGGTGAGGCTGGCAGGTTTGGTGCGCCCAAACGCCGTGAGATTGGTCACGGTCGTCTAGCCAAGCGCTCCCTTGTACCCTTGTTACCTGAGCATTCAGATTTCCAATACACCATCCGACTGGTCTCTGAAATCACCGAGTCCAACGGCTCCTCGTCCATGGCATCGGTCTGTGGTGGCGCCTTGGCGATGATGGATGCCGGTGTGCCGCTCAAGGCTCATGTGGCGGGTGTCGCGATGGGTCTGATCCTCGAGAATGACAAGTTCGCTGTATTGACAGATATTCTGGGTGATGAAGATCACCTTGGTGATATGGACTTTAAAGTTGCTGGTACCGAAGCGGGCATTACAGCTTTGCAAATGGACATCAAAATCCAAGGCATCACCAAAGAAATCATGCAAGTCGCTTTGGCGCAGGCCCAGGAAGGCCGCTTGCATATCCTGGGCAAGATGCGAGCTGCTATCGATGGGTCGCGCCAAGAGCTTTCGGCCTTTGCACCACGCATGCTCAGCATGAAGATCAATCCCGAGAAGATTCGTGATGTGATCGGCAAGGGCGGTGCTACGATTCGCGCGCTGACCGAAGAGACCGGATGTCAGATAGACATTTCCGAAGATGGCACCATTGTGATTTCGAGTGCTGATCTGGACAAAGCCAAGGAAGC
Protein-coding sequences here:
- the pnp gene encoding polyribonucleotide nucleotidyltransferase: MFNKVTQTFQYGQHTVTLETGEIARQASGAVVVSIEDTVVLATVVGNKNAKPGQDFFPLTVDYVEKTYAAGKIPGGFFKREGRMSEKETLTSRLIDRPLRPLFPEGFYNEVQVIIHVLSVNPEIDPDIAGMIGASAALAISGIPFNGPIGAARVGYVDGQYLLNPTATQLKASKLDLVVAGTQSAVLMVESEAQELPEDVMLGAVVFGHEQMQAAINAINELVRQGGKPEWDWQPAAKDEALIGAVTALAKEPLSAAYQVRQKQQRTTQVREVYADVKAKLAEQAQASGQAEPDSVAVENILHDLESSIVRQQILNGEPRIDGRDTRTVRPIEIRLGVLPRAHGSALFTRGETQALVVATLGTKQDEQVIDAITGEYRDRFLMHYNMPPFATGEAGRFGAPKRREIGHGRLAKRSLVPLLPEHSDFQYTIRLVSEITESNGSSSMASVCGGALAMMDAGVPLKAHVAGVAMGLILENDKFAVLTDILGDEDHLGDMDFKVAGTEAGITALQMDIKIQGITKEIMQVALAQAQEGRLHILGKMRAAIDGSRQELSAFAPRMLSMKINPEKIRDVIGKGGATIRALTEETGCQIDISEDGTIVISSADLDKAKEAERRISELTADVEVGQVYEGSVLRLLDFGAIVQVLPGRDGLLHISEIANYRIANINDVLKVGETLRVKVIEADDKGRLRLSVKAIGGIEEQRPELAQPKPAETPAEPEA